A section of the Streptomyces sp. SLBN-118 genome encodes:
- a CDS encoding exo-alpha-sialidase, protein MTDVLLTVGTRKGLFIGRRRGGTWEFDGPHFNAQAVYSIGIDTRRSVPRLLVGGDSAHWGPSVFHSDDLGATWIEPPKPAVKFPKDTGASLERVWQLHPAGPATPDVVYAGTEPAALFRSDDGGETFELVRPLWEHPTRSQWVPGGGGEAVHTVVTDRRDPDSVTVAVSTAGVFRSKDGGASWAPSNQGVSAVFLPDPNPEFGQCVHKIAQDAGDLDRLYLQNHWGVYRSDDGGTQWTDIGEGLPSDFGFAVAAHPHRPDTAYVFPITADADRVPAGRRCRVYRTGDAGSSWEALSAGLPEGDHFGTVLRDALSTDDADPAGVYFGNRNGEVYASADDGDSWQLLASHLPDVLCVRAVAMA, encoded by the coding sequence ATGACCGATGTACTTCTGACCGTAGGCACACGAAAAGGGCTCTTCATCGGCCGCAGGCGCGGCGGCACATGGGAGTTCGACGGCCCGCACTTCAACGCGCAGGCCGTGTACTCGATCGGGATCGACACGCGCCGCTCGGTGCCCCGGCTGCTGGTCGGGGGCGACAGCGCGCACTGGGGCCCTTCGGTGTTCCACTCCGACGATCTCGGCGCGACATGGATCGAGCCGCCGAAACCGGCCGTGAAGTTCCCCAAGGACACGGGGGCCTCGCTCGAGCGGGTCTGGCAACTGCATCCGGCCGGTCCTGCCACCCCGGATGTGGTGTACGCGGGGACGGAGCCCGCCGCGCTCTTCCGCTCGGACGACGGCGGCGAGACCTTCGAACTCGTACGGCCGCTGTGGGAGCACCCGACCCGCTCCCAGTGGGTGCCGGGCGGCGGCGGTGAGGCGGTGCACACGGTGGTGACCGACCGCAGGGATCCGGATTCGGTCACGGTCGCGGTGTCGACGGCCGGGGTGTTCCGCTCCAAGGACGGCGGCGCAAGCTGGGCGCCGTCCAATCAAGGGGTGTCGGCAGTCTTCCTGCCCGATCCCAACCCGGAGTTCGGCCAGTGCGTCCACAAGATCGCGCAGGATGCGGGCGATCTGGACCGGCTGTATCTGCAGAACCACTGGGGCGTGTACCGAAGCGACGACGGGGGCACCCAGTGGACGGACATCGGCGAGGGCCTGCCGTCCGACTTCGGATTCGCGGTGGCCGCCCATCCGCACCGCCCCGACACGGCCTATGTCTTCCCGATCACGGCCGACGCGGACCGTGTGCCCGCCGGGCGCCGTTGCCGCGTCTACCGTACGGGCGACGCGGGCAGCAGCTGGGAGGCGCTGTCGGCCGGGCTGCCCGAGGGCGACCATTTCGGCACCGTGCTGCGGGATGCCCTGTCTACGGACGACGCGGATCCGGCGGGGGTGTACTTCGGCAATCGCAATGGCGAGGTGTACGCCAGCGCCGACGACGGTGACAGCTGGCAGCTACTCGCCTCCCATCTGCCCGATGTGCTCTGTGTACGGGCGGTGGCCATGGCGTGA
- the ddaH gene encoding dimethylargininase, which yields MPPIRTAKQRRYLVCPPEHFDVRYAINPWMTSLERVDVALANKQWDALVSLFRELGHTVETVEPVADLPDMVFAANSALVLDGRAFGAQFHAPERQPEAAYYRTWFEDAGFETLVPSHTCEGEGDFTPVGGFILAGTGFRTLPAAHHEAQEFFGTPTVSLHLVDPHFYHLDTALFALDDSNIAYYPGAFSDGSQKVLQKLFPDAVISSKKDALAFGLNSISDGRHVMMAQDATGLIENVAAHGYEPIPVDLSEFRKAGGGAKCCTQELRG from the coding sequence ATGCCGCCCATCCGAACTGCGAAGCAGCGCCGGTATCTTGTCTGTCCTCCGGAGCACTTCGACGTGCGGTACGCCATCAACCCCTGGATGACTTCACTGGAACGGGTCGATGTCGCGCTGGCCAACAAACAGTGGGACGCGCTCGTCTCCCTCTTTCGCGAGCTGGGGCATACCGTCGAGACGGTGGAGCCTGTCGCGGATCTTCCCGACATGGTGTTCGCGGCAAACTCGGCGCTCGTCCTGGACGGCAGGGCATTCGGCGCACAATTCCACGCACCGGAGCGGCAGCCCGAGGCCGCCTACTACCGGACCTGGTTCGAAGACGCCGGCTTCGAGACGCTCGTTCCGTCCCACACCTGCGAAGGGGAGGGGGACTTCACCCCGGTCGGCGGGTTCATTCTCGCAGGTACGGGCTTTCGTACCCTCCCGGCGGCTCACCACGAGGCACAGGAATTCTTCGGCACACCGACCGTGAGCCTGCATCTGGTGGATCCGCATTTCTACCATCTGGACACGGCGCTCTTCGCGCTCGACGACAGCAACATCGCCTACTATCCGGGTGCTTTCTCGGACGGCAGCCAGAAGGTTCTTCAGAAACTGTTCCCCGACGCCGTCATATCCAGCAAGAAGGACGCGCTGGCCTTTGGGCTCAACTCCATCTCTGACGGCCGCCATGTGATGATGGCACAGGACGCGACGGGCCTTATTGAAAACGTCGCTGCGCACGGCTACGAGCCCATTCCGGTGGATCTCTCGGAGTTCCGCAAGGCGGGCGGCGGGGCAAAATGCTGCACCCAGGAGCTCCGCGGATAG
- a CDS encoding DUF6214 family protein, with amino-acid sequence MIRPPWFNVRLTFADGARIDVLAVVDDGRIAIEDLRADPPLPLEAFPLLADVIENPLEAACGVSGRPPEPPAGAVPPGGSLTGRRRARRVVVRGIAGRRLAAGAYRAAQLEGRDPVLAVMAVTGRSRRKSLRLIAGARDEGFLPPRHNRRRTPVGARAPSHRSVTSSASG; translated from the coding sequence ATGATCCGGCCGCCCTGGTTCAACGTCCGGCTGACCTTCGCCGACGGCGCCCGCATCGATGTACTCGCCGTCGTCGACGACGGGCGGATCGCCATCGAGGACCTGCGGGCCGACCCACCGCTGCCGCTGGAGGCATTCCCGCTGCTCGCCGATGTGATCGAGAACCCGCTCGAAGCCGCCTGCGGGGTCAGTGGGCGGCCGCCCGAACCGCCGGCCGGGGCAGTGCCCCCGGGCGGTTCCCTGACCGGCCGTCGCCGGGCCCGGCGCGTCGTGGTGCGGGGCATCGCCGGCCGGCGGCTCGCGGCCGGTGCCTACCGGGCGGCGCAGCTGGAGGGCCGCGACCCCGTGCTCGCGGTGATGGCCGTGACCGGGCGCAGCCGCCGCAAATCGCTCCGGCTCATCGCAGGCGCCCGGGACGAGGGTTTTCTCCCGCCCCGCCACAACCGCCGCCGGACGCCCGTCGGGGCCCGCGCCCCCTCGCACCGGTCCGTCACATCGAGCGCATCCGGTTGA
- a CDS encoding phosphatase PAP2 family protein — protein MHLPRPAHPAPPAPVPISAAVRAAAVLGALSALLLTLVTVSWAPLFSFDLTIADRLHSSAVSEPGLTRVNRVLTDWVWDPWTMRALIAVAVLWLLWRGQWLLAGWIALTSATGTYVQQGLKAAVGRERPRWPDPVDAAHYAAFPSGHAMTAMVSCGLLLWLLARYAGRGTLWKVSVVAAAVSVAGVGLTRVYLGVHWPSDVLGGWLLGACWVALSIAAYERVVLSRDH, from the coding sequence ATGCACCTCCCGCGCCCAGCACACCCCGCCCCGCCGGCGCCCGTCCCGATCTCGGCGGCCGTCCGGGCGGCCGCTGTGCTGGGCGCCCTCTCGGCGCTGCTGCTGACCCTGGTCACGGTCTCCTGGGCGCCCCTGTTCTCCTTCGACCTGACGATCGCGGACCGACTGCACAGCTCGGCGGTGTCCGAGCCGGGGCTGACCCGGGTCAACCGGGTGCTCACGGACTGGGTGTGGGACCCGTGGACCATGCGCGCGCTGATCGCTGTCGCGGTCCTCTGGCTGCTGTGGCGCGGGCAGTGGCTGCTCGCCGGGTGGATCGCGCTGACGAGTGCGACGGGCACCTATGTCCAGCAGGGGCTGAAGGCCGCTGTCGGCCGCGAGCGGCCGCGGTGGCCCGATCCGGTTGACGCGGCGCACTACGCGGCCTTCCCCTCCGGCCATGCGATGACGGCCATGGTCAGCTGCGGCCTGCTGCTGTGGCTGCTCGCGCGGTACGCAGGCCGGGGCACGCTCTGGAAGGTGAGTGTCGTGGCCGCGGCCGTCTCCGTCGCCGGAGTGGGTCTCACACGCGTCTACCTCGGCGTGCACTGGCCCTCCGACGTACTCGGTGGCTGGCTGCTCGGTGCCTGCTGGGTGGCCCTGTCGATCGCGGCGTACGAGCGGGTGGTCTTGTCCCGGGACCACTGA
- a CDS encoding Lrp/AsnC family transcriptional regulator, protein MSRRGAELDELDRKIIAALMADARASLREIGVSIGLSAPAVKRRVDRLREQEVIAGFTTVVKPSALGWHTEAYVEVFCDDAAPPRRLAEVVRNHPEIQSAVTVTGRADAILHIRALDVAHFEDVLERIRSESFVKATNSFIVLTHLLPGSPEAGSGRIAPEMT, encoded by the coding sequence ATGTCCCGGCGCGGAGCTGAGCTCGACGAACTGGACCGTAAGATCATCGCGGCGCTGATGGCCGATGCGCGCGCCAGCCTGCGGGAGATCGGCGTGTCCATCGGCCTTTCGGCACCGGCCGTGAAACGCCGGGTCGACCGGCTGCGGGAACAAGAGGTGATCGCCGGTTTCACGACCGTGGTGAAGCCCTCGGCGCTGGGCTGGCACACCGAGGCGTACGTGGAAGTGTTCTGCGACGACGCCGCTCCGCCGCGAAGGCTGGCGGAAGTGGTCCGCAACCACCCCGAGATCCAGTCGGCCGTGACGGTCACGGGCCGGGCCGACGCGATCCTGCACATCAGGGCACTGGATGTGGCGCACTTCGAGGACGTTCTGGAACGCATCCGGTCGGAGTCCTTCGTGAAGGCCACCAACAGCTTCATCGTGCTCACCCACCTGCTGCCGGGCAGCCCCGAGGCCGGATCCGGACGCATCGCGCCGGAGATGACGTAA
- a CDS encoding M56 family metallopeptidase yields MLVSLVLLALGALAAVVAPRLVSRADWPEREPVVALWVWQCVVAAVLLCFALSMTFSAAAAWQLVRGQVFASAPHGVMEAYALGAGEPWSAPLAVILAACGLWTGAMLTREIYRSRVRRKRRRTELLVRSPLMPGEEPGSEPLVVLEGERPDAWWLPGAAPQLVVTTSALRRLKGRQLDAVLAHEQGHARARHDWLLHCSAALAAGFPQIPVFAAFRDEMHRLVELAADDVASRRFGRLTIALALVELNEDRGVFGPCPTPDAQLPQRVNRLLTPVPRLTPARRLRLTAAAALVPVVPLLVAFVPGLRALG; encoded by the coding sequence ATGTTGGTCTCCCTCGTGCTGCTGGCTCTCGGCGCACTGGCCGCGGTCGTGGCCCCGCGGCTCGTGTCGCGCGCCGACTGGCCGGAGCGGGAGCCCGTGGTGGCACTGTGGGTCTGGCAGTGCGTGGTGGCGGCCGTGCTGCTCTGTTTCGCCCTCTCCATGACCTTCAGCGCGGCAGCGGCCTGGCAGCTCGTACGCGGCCAGGTCTTCGCGTCCGCGCCGCACGGTGTGATGGAGGCCTACGCCCTCGGCGCGGGCGAACCGTGGTCGGCCCCTCTCGCCGTGATCCTCGCCGCCTGCGGGCTGTGGACCGGCGCGATGCTCACCCGGGAGATCTACCGGTCCCGTGTCCGGCGCAAGCGGCGGCGCACTGAACTGCTCGTGCGCTCCCCCCTGATGCCGGGCGAGGAGCCGGGCAGCGAACCGCTCGTCGTCCTGGAGGGCGAGCGGCCGGACGCCTGGTGGCTGCCGGGCGCCGCGCCTCAACTGGTCGTCACCACGTCCGCGTTGCGTCGACTGAAGGGCCGTCAGCTCGATGCCGTGCTGGCACACGAGCAGGGGCACGCGCGAGCCAGGCACGACTGGCTGCTGCACTGTTCCGCCGCGCTCGCAGCCGGCTTTCCGCAGATCCCGGTGTTCGCGGCGTTCCGCGACGAGATGCACCGCCTGGTCGAGCTGGCCGCCGACGATGTCGCCTCCCGGCGCTTCGGCCGGCTGACGATCGCGCTTGCGCTGGTCGAACTCAACGAGGACCGCGGGGTGTTCGGGCCCTGTCCGACTCCGGACGCCCAGCTTCCACAGCGCGTGAACCGGCTGCTCACACCGGTGCCGCGACTGACCCCGGCCCGGCGGCTTCGGCTGACCGCAGCCGCGGCACTGGTCCCGGTGGTCCCGCTCCTGGTGGCATTCGTTCCCGGATTGCGCGCGCTGGGTTAG
- a CDS encoding FAD-dependent oxidoreductase — protein MLRVAVVGSGPSGVYAAQDLVQQSRVPGVRVHVLDRLPCPYGLVRYGVAPDHEKIKSLQNNLRTVLEDDRIDFIGNVEVGSHGLGPEQLLELYHAVVYCVGAARDRRLGIPGEELPGSHSATDFVSWYSAHPDAAGNGFALGARSAVVIGVGNVAVDVARILARGADELRPTDVPQTALGALALSQVREVHMVGRRGPSQAKFTTKELRELGTLPSAQVLVEPADLALDPAYGDTGAAAALPAVNRRNLDVVRGWAAQPSQGRERRIHLRFFLRPVELLERMGRVGGVRFERTVPDGEGGVRGTGSYEEIEAHLVLRAVGYRGVPLPGLPFDERHGTVPHAAGRVLRDGAASPGEYVAGWIKRGPTGVIGTNRPCAKETVNSLLDDAAALALRTVAADPLAVLRESGHRPVQWPGWMAIEVAEAELGQTLGRRSVKIPDWSGLLTAAGVRGG, from the coding sequence GTGCTTCGCGTCGCCGTTGTCGGATCGGGACCCAGCGGGGTCTACGCCGCGCAGGATCTCGTCCAGCAGAGCCGTGTGCCCGGTGTACGGGTCCATGTGCTCGACCGGCTCCCCTGTCCCTACGGACTCGTGCGCTACGGGGTGGCGCCCGACCACGAGAAGATCAAGTCGCTGCAGAACAATCTCCGCACCGTGCTGGAGGACGACCGGATCGACTTCATCGGCAATGTGGAGGTCGGGTCGCACGGGCTCGGCCCGGAGCAGCTCCTGGAGCTCTATCACGCGGTCGTGTACTGCGTGGGGGCCGCGAGGGACCGCCGGCTCGGCATTCCAGGCGAGGAACTGCCGGGCAGTCACTCGGCCACGGACTTCGTGTCCTGGTACAGCGCCCATCCCGACGCGGCGGGCAACGGCTTTGCGCTCGGCGCCCGTTCGGCCGTGGTGATCGGCGTCGGGAACGTGGCCGTCGACGTGGCCCGCATTCTCGCGCGGGGCGCGGACGAGCTGCGCCCCACCGACGTTCCGCAGACGGCGCTCGGAGCGCTCGCGCTCAGCCAGGTGCGCGAGGTGCACATGGTGGGCAGGCGCGGACCCTCGCAGGCGAAGTTCACCACCAAGGAGCTGCGGGAACTGGGCACGCTGCCCTCGGCGCAGGTGCTGGTCGAGCCCGCCGACCTCGCCCTGGACCCGGCGTACGGGGACACCGGGGCCGCCGCCGCGCTGCCCGCGGTCAACCGGCGCAACCTCGACGTCGTACGCGGCTGGGCAGCCCAGCCCTCCCAGGGCCGGGAGCGGCGCATCCATCTGCGGTTCTTCCTGCGCCCGGTGGAGCTGCTGGAGCGCATGGGGCGGGTCGGCGGCGTACGGTTCGAGCGCACCGTTCCGGACGGCGAGGGCGGCGTGCGGGGCACTGGGTCCTACGAGGAGATCGAAGCGCATCTGGTGCTGCGGGCTGTCGGCTACCGCGGTGTGCCGCTGCCCGGGCTGCCCTTCGACGAGCGGCACGGCACGGTGCCGCATGCGGCCGGGCGGGTGCTGCGGGACGGGGCTGCCTCGCCCGGCGAGTATGTGGCGGGCTGGATCAAGCGGGGTCCGACCGGGGTGATCGGCACGAACAGGCCGTGCGCCAAGGAGACGGTGAACTCGCTGCTCGACGACGCGGCGGCGCTGGCACTGCGCACGGTCGCGGCGGATCCGCTCGCCGTCCTGCGGGAATCGGGGCACCGTCCCGTCCAGTGGCCGGGCTGGATGGCGATCGAGGTGGCCGAGGCGGAGCTGGGGCAGACGCTGGGCCGACGGTCAGTCAAGATTCCTGACTGGTCAGGGCTGTTGACGGCGGCGGGCGTGCGGGGCGGGTGA
- a CDS encoding SDR family NAD(P)-dependent oxidoreductase, with the protein MLLENRNAVIYGGGGAIGGAVARAFAREGARVHLAGRTRKSLEEVAESIRSTGGRADTDQVDALDEAAVDRFTAAVVERAGSLDVSFSLISFGEVQGVALTEISLADFERPVHNAVRAMFLTARSAARHMVLQKSGVILAFGGYGDPPRRHKMGGFQVAFGAMESLRRNLAMELGPHGIRVLTLQTGGVPETIPEGLDYRDAITDEIAGHTMLGRAASLEDVGSAAVFAASDMARSMTATALNITGGSVVD; encoded by the coding sequence GTGCTGCTGGAGAACAGGAACGCCGTCATCTACGGAGGGGGCGGCGCGATCGGCGGGGCGGTCGCGCGCGCCTTCGCCCGCGAGGGAGCCCGGGTCCATCTCGCCGGGCGTACCCGCAAGAGCCTGGAGGAGGTGGCCGAGTCCATCCGCTCCACCGGCGGCCGGGCCGATACGGATCAGGTCGACGCCCTCGACGAGGCGGCAGTCGACCGGTTCACCGCCGCGGTGGTCGAACGGGCCGGAAGCCTGGATGTCTCCTTCAGCCTCATCTCGTTCGGGGAGGTCCAGGGGGTCGCGCTCACCGAGATCTCTCTCGCGGACTTCGAGCGTCCTGTGCACAACGCCGTACGCGCGATGTTCCTGACCGCCAGGTCCGCGGCGCGGCACATGGTCCTTCAGAAGTCCGGCGTGATCCTTGCCTTCGGCGGCTACGGCGACCCGCCCCGCCGGCACAAGATGGGCGGGTTCCAGGTGGCGTTCGGAGCCATGGAGTCCCTTCGCCGCAATCTCGCCATGGAACTGGGGCCCCACGGCATCCGCGTTCTCACGCTCCAGACCGGCGGCGTGCCCGAGACGATCCCCGAGGGCCTGGACTACCGCGATGCCATCACCGATGAGATCGCCGGGCACACGATGCTGGGGCGGGCGGCCTCTCTGGAGGACGTGGGCAGTGCGGCGGTGTTCGCCGCCTCGGACATGGCCCGCTCGATGACGGCCACGGCTCTCAACATCACCGGTGGCTCGGTCGTCGACTGA
- a CDS encoding DUF5134 domain-containing protein: MHGPAVSGWLLVTLCGATGAYCLVRMRSCAGRARETAGGEALMGLGMAAMAVPSAMSALPRWVWVMYATVFGAAAARALWPAPRGIRHLHHLVGSLAMVYVAVVMRSGAGAQAGHPAAGVPLLTGGLLAYYAVYVLRSGVRLIPAVAPAGGAAEVSGSRPELAPACRLAMGLAMLAMLLTL; encoded by the coding sequence ATGCACGGACCCGCCGTGTCCGGCTGGCTGCTCGTGACCCTGTGCGGGGCGACCGGCGCGTACTGCCTGGTGCGGATGCGCAGTTGTGCCGGCCGCGCGCGCGAGACGGCCGGCGGCGAGGCCCTGATGGGGCTGGGGATGGCGGCGATGGCGGTGCCGAGTGCCATGTCCGCGCTGCCGCGGTGGGTGTGGGTGATGTACGCGACGGTCTTCGGCGCCGCCGCGGCGCGCGCCCTGTGGCCCGCCCCACGCGGCATCCGCCATCTGCACCACCTCGTCGGATCCCTCGCGATGGTCTATGTGGCGGTGGTCATGCGGTCCGGCGCCGGAGCCCAAGCCGGGCATCCGGCCGCGGGAGTCCCGCTGCTCACCGGCGGGCTGCTGGCCTACTACGCCGTGTACGTGCTGCGCTCGGGTGTCCGGCTGATCCCCGCAGTGGCCCCCGCGGGTGGCGCGGCGGAAGTCTCGGGCTCCCGTCCGGAACTGGCGCCGGCCTGCAGGCTGGCGATGGGCCTTGCCATGCTGGCGATGCTGCTCACGCTCTGA
- a CDS encoding LVIVD repeat-containing protein has product MILLHTTRVRRRRLGVAAAAAGLLATLLTAGPAAATPDPGDTPAQGKVSSGQAADTRAAIRSGEIPPVDAIVHSDNVEHLSNIPKDALKGLNSDLAFQGRYAFAGNYDGFRIFDISNPKAPKTVAQVLCPGSQNDVTVSGDLLFLSTDSSRSDNSCNSTSQPATEKSSWEGMKIFDISDKRNPKYVAAVETACGSHTHTLVPKRRNVYIYVASYSPNATFPDCQPPHDGISVIKVPRKAPEKAAVVNFPVLFPGEGPDGGGNPGSPTNPGVSKTTGCHDITVLPSKDLAAGACMGDGILFDIEDPEHPKVIDQVQDNVNFAFWHSATFNQKANKVIFTDELGGGGAATCNAAIGPNRGADGIYDIVGRGENRKLVFRSYYKIPRHQADTENCVAHNGSLIPVKGRDIMVQAWYQGGVSVWDFTNSAKPTEIAYFERGPLSADTMTTGGSWSAYYYNGYIYSNDIAKGFDVLKLNDRRTDPARRVRMDELNVQTQPDYFDDFDRD; this is encoded by the coding sequence GTGATCCTGTTGCACACCACCCGAGTGCGGCGCAGACGGCTGGGCGTGGCGGCAGCCGCAGCCGGGCTTCTGGCCACTCTGCTGACGGCCGGACCCGCGGCAGCCACACCGGACCCCGGGGACACCCCAGCGCAGGGAAAGGTCTCGTCCGGCCAGGCTGCCGACACCCGAGCGGCCATCCGGAGCGGCGAGATACCCCCGGTGGACGCGATCGTCCACAGCGACAACGTCGAACACCTCAGCAACATCCCCAAGGACGCTCTCAAGGGACTCAACTCGGACCTGGCCTTCCAGGGCCGCTACGCCTTCGCGGGCAACTACGACGGCTTCCGGATCTTCGACATCAGCAACCCGAAAGCCCCCAAGACCGTCGCGCAGGTCCTGTGCCCGGGATCGCAGAACGATGTCACCGTCTCCGGTGACCTGCTCTTCCTGTCCACCGACTCCTCGCGCAGCGACAACTCCTGCAACAGCACCTCGCAGCCCGCCACGGAGAAGTCGTCCTGGGAGGGCATGAAGATCTTCGACATCAGCGACAAACGCAACCCGAAGTACGTCGCCGCCGTCGAGACCGCGTGCGGCTCCCACACGCACACCCTGGTGCCGAAGCGCCGCAACGTCTACATTTACGTGGCCTCGTACTCGCCGAACGCGACCTTCCCGGACTGCCAGCCGCCGCACGACGGAATCTCCGTCATCAAGGTGCCGCGCAAGGCCCCCGAGAAGGCGGCCGTCGTCAACTTCCCGGTGCTCTTCCCGGGCGAGGGTCCCGACGGCGGCGGAAACCCCGGCTCGCCCACCAACCCCGGCGTCTCCAAGACCACCGGCTGCCACGACATCACGGTGCTCCCCTCCAAGGACCTGGCCGCCGGCGCCTGCATGGGTGACGGCATCCTGTTCGACATCGAGGATCCCGAGCACCCGAAGGTCATCGACCAGGTCCAGGACAATGTGAACTTCGCGTTCTGGCACTCGGCGACCTTCAACCAGAAGGCCAACAAGGTCATCTTCACCGACGAACTCGGCGGCGGCGGCGCGGCCACCTGCAACGCCGCGATCGGTCCGAACCGCGGCGCCGACGGCATCTACGACATCGTCGGCAGGGGCGAGAACCGCAAGCTCGTCTTCCGCAGTTACTACAAGATCCCCCGGCACCAGGCGGACACCGAGAACTGCGTCGCCCACAACGGCTCACTGATCCCGGTCAAGGGCCGCGACATCATGGTCCAGGCCTGGTACCAGGGTGGCGTCTCCGTCTGGGACTTCACCAACTCCGCCAAGCCCACGGAGATCGCCTACTTCGAGCGTGGCCCGCTCAGCGCGGACACGATGACGACCGGCGGCTCCTGGTCGGCGTACTACTACAACGGCTACATCTACTCCAACGACATCGCCAAGGGCTTCGACGTGCTGAAGCTGAACGACCGGCGGACCGATCCGGCGAGGCGGGTGCGGATGGACGAGCTCAATGTCCAGACCCAGCCCGACTACTTCGACGACTTCGACCGCGACTGA
- a CDS encoding DUF305 domain-containing protein: protein MLNRHRAPRVRRPVVAAAVAVAVLALAACESDSDAPARAKGDAGPSVLAPGKPGEPARTLSADEAAKAAPGDSPNSADFSYAQMMITHHGQALQMTALAPERAKSSQVKRLAERIAAAQKPEMATMEGWLKTNGADKGKEGSGGHDHGHGHAAMPGMATAAQLAQLGAAKGTAFDELFLKLMITHHQGALTMATEVLSEGNSVLIEEMANDVIAQQTSEINRMRSM, encoded by the coding sequence GTGTTGAACCGTCACAGAGCCCCGCGTGTCCGCAGACCGGTCGTCGCCGCCGCGGTCGCTGTCGCCGTACTCGCCCTGGCCGCCTGCGAGTCGGACTCCGACGCTCCGGCCAGGGCCAAGGGGGATGCCGGACCATCAGTACTGGCACCGGGCAAGCCGGGTGAGCCCGCAAGGACACTCTCCGCCGACGAGGCCGCGAAGGCTGCCCCTGGCGACTCCCCCAACTCGGCGGACTTCTCCTACGCGCAGATGATGATCACGCACCACGGTCAGGCACTGCAGATGACCGCCCTCGCACCGGAGCGGGCGAAATCCTCGCAGGTCAAGCGTCTGGCGGAGCGCATTGCGGCCGCACAGAAGCCGGAGATGGCCACGATGGAGGGCTGGCTGAAAACCAACGGAGCGGACAAGGGCAAGGAGGGATCGGGCGGCCACGACCACGGTCACGGTCACGCCGCGATGCCGGGGATGGCCACCGCCGCCCAACTCGCCCAACTGGGAGCCGCGAAGGGCACGGCCTTCGACGAACTCTTCCTGAAGCTGATGATCACTCACCATCAGGGCGCGCTCACCATGGCCACCGAAGTCCTCTCGGAAGGCAACAGCGTCCTGATCGAGGAGATGGCCAACGATGTGATCGCCCAGCAGACGAGCGAGATCAACCGGATGCGCTCGATGTGA
- a CDS encoding TetR/AcrR family transcriptional regulator: MSPRSASVNEELRRRSRERLLQATVELVDERGYEATTLADIADRAGSARGLVSYYFPGKRQLLQSAVHRLMYLTLEAAVEREPRSDDGRERLARAIDAVLGLAVDYPILMRTHMSGVLQADGFRQCPEQQRLAGLLRDTVERYGSQDVEAEYPLLRAQLMGAVFAILLPGVPMPLSLLRGELFQRYGLEWELGVPPDEEPPGGTLGDTDIEPPAQSRSKSSK, from the coding sequence ATGTCCCCGCGGAGCGCATCGGTCAATGAAGAGCTTCGTCGGCGTTCCCGGGAGCGGCTTCTGCAGGCAACCGTGGAGCTGGTCGACGAGCGCGGATACGAAGCCACGACGCTCGCCGACATTGCCGACAGAGCGGGTTCGGCGCGCGGTCTCGTCTCGTACTACTTCCCGGGCAAGCGGCAGCTCCTGCAGTCGGCCGTGCATCGCCTGATGTACCTCACACTCGAGGCGGCCGTGGAACGCGAGCCCCGAAGCGACGACGGACGGGAGCGGCTGGCGCGGGCGATCGACGCGGTTCTCGGCCTGGCGGTCGACTATCCGATCCTGATGCGCACGCACATGTCCGGAGTGCTGCAGGCCGACGGGTTCAGGCAGTGCCCGGAACAGCAGCGTCTGGCCGGCCTGCTGCGCGACACAGTGGAGCGGTACGGATCGCAGGACGTCGAGGCCGAGTATCCGCTGCTGCGAGCGCAGCTGATGGGAGCGGTCTTCGCGATCCTGCTGCCCGGCGTACCGATGCCGCTGTCGCTGCTGCGCGGGGAGCTGTTCCAGCGCTACGGGCTGGAGTGGGAACTCGGCGTTCCGCCGGACGAAGAGCCGCCCGGCGGAACACTTGGTGACACCGATATCGAGCCGCCTGCTCAGTCGCGGTCGAAGTCGTCGAAGTAG